The genomic window tattttttcatagaattccaaaaggtttgttaggcacgatttccctgtccataacccatgttgatgtttattgtttgtggtggtggtggtgtgtgtgtgtgtgtgtattcacatagttgtgtttgcgggggttgagctctgctctttcggcccgcctctcaactgtcaatcaactgttattaagtactattttttttccacaccacacacacacacccaaggaagcagcccgtgacagcttactaagccccaggtacctatttactgctaggtaacaggagcattaggatgaaagaaactctgcccgttgtttctcgccggcgcccggaatcaaacacgggaccacaggatcacgcgtccagcgtgctgtccgctcaaccACCGGcgccataacaccaccataacacgcactggcgcgtgtgtgtgtgcgtgtgggcgaATATGCTCGTGGCGTGAACGCAcgtgcgtgcgcgcgcacacTGGAACTCAAACAGATCATGGAAGGACTGCCGCAGGCCAGCGAGCCAGCCAGTATTACGTGCCCAACCACGTGGTCCTCCAGCCTGTTGTGGGGGCGCCTGGGTGACACCCTGACTACTGGCGCCAGGGGTCGGGGCGCCCTGGGTGACACCCTGACTACTGGCGCCAGGGGTCGGGGCGCCCTGGGTGACACCCTGACTACTGGCGCCAGGGGTCGGGGCGTCCTGGGTGACACCCTGACTACTGGCGCCAGGGGTCGGGGCGCCCTGGGTGACACCCTGACTACTGGCGCCAGGGGTCGGGGCGCCCTGGGTGACACCCTGACTACTGGCGCCAGGGGTCGGGGCGCCCTGGGTGACACCCTGACTACTGGCGCCAGGGGTCGGGGCGCCTTGGGTGACACCCTGACTACTGGCGCCAGGGGTCGGGGCGTCCTGGGTGACACCCTGACTACTGGCGCCAGGGGTCGGGGCGCCCTGGGTGACACCCTGACTACTGGCGCCAGGGGTCGGGGCGCCCTGGGTGACACCCTGACTACTGGCGCCAGGGGTCGGGGCGCCCTGGGTGACACCCTGACTACTGGCGCCAGGGGTCGGGGCGCCCTGGGTGACACCCTGACTACTGGCGCCAGGGGTCGGGGCGTCCTGGGTGACATCCTGACTACTGGCGCCAGGGGTCGGGGCGCCCTGGGTGACACCCTGACTACTGGCGCCAGGGGTCGGGGCGCCCTGGGTGACACCCTGACTACTGGCGCCAGGGGTCGGGGCGTCCTGGGTGACACCGTGACTACTGGCGCCAGGGGTCGGGGCGCCCTGGGTGACACCCTGACTACTGG from Procambarus clarkii isolate CNS0578487 chromosome 94, FALCON_Pclarkii_2.0, whole genome shotgun sequence includes these protein-coding regions:
- the LOC138359973 gene encoding uncharacterized protein, whose protein sequence is MPPSPPPTHQHPSFTRTPPCEPPQSSSVVPQRCTSRSGPPPPIHAQLCPRGVTQGAPTPGASSHGVTQDAPTPGASSHGVTQDAPTPGASSHGVTQDAPTPGTSSHGVTQDAPTPGASSHGVTQDAPTPGTSSHGVTQDAPTPGASSHGVTQDAPTPGASSHGVTQDAPTPGTSSHGVTQDAPTPGASSHGVTQDAPTPGASSQGVTQGAPTPGASSHGVTQDAPTPGASSQGVTQGAPTPGASSQGVTQGAPTPGASSQDVTQDAPTPGASSQGVTQGAPTPGASSQGVTQGAPTPGASSQGVTQGAPTPGASSQGVTQGAPTPGASSQGVTQDAPTPGASSQGVTQGAPTPGASSQGVTQGAPTPGASSQGVTQGAPTPGASSQGVTQGAPTPGASSQGVTQDAPTPGASSQGVTQGAPTPGASSQGVTQGAPTPGASSQGVTQAPPQQAGGPRGWARNTGWLAGLRQSFHDLFEFQCARARTCVHATSIFAHTHTHTRQCVLWWCYGAGG